A stretch of the Chelonia mydas isolate rCheMyd1 chromosome 5, rCheMyd1.pri.v2, whole genome shotgun sequence genome encodes the following:
- the SAXO1 gene encoding stabilizer of axonemal microtubules 1: MSPPVTPPKTLPAKKCICQLCSCGHHHCPHLPTRIYEKSEKPCFLSEYVEQYPLYPYAHPRDSFKPKAEYQKQSVAVEGMTTFKRDYVPHEVLPVKFKPPEKYVKSDENMDLISTYKQDYNPYPICRVPPCLPRETNYTSSVKMDTIPTYKGDYVPWNESKREMIKPDNKFHPSEAKFDYRTTVQDDYIYKGPVATHSCKPLNPAHMTKAPLEDLTNYKLNYVPHPLEKRFVHEYEKYKPSETSFDGLTTHKQSYKGLAGPPAKMVKPYQSMPTHDLPFSSSTEFREKYQAWPQHPMVTRKPDVYVPPVEKMDLQTTTQTHYTYPKGQPAKTCRPLGHVQKNTAPFDSCSTMKDDYKPWHGKKAKPIIHAPELTLPAEPMENLTTFRAHYVPHPPTFTKSFKPGWSVGRPNIPLDGETTYATSYTPKEIVKCLASYKEPPGYVFQEIDAVGHKFYCPVSEAERPLSSKSKERRSSISGNGLYLPGPKELPMTA, from the exons GCACCACCATTGCCCACATCTTCCCACCAGGATCTATGAGAAGAGCGAGAAGCCATGCTTCCTGTCGGAGTACGTGGAGCAATACCCCCTGTATCCCTACGCCCATCCCAGAGACTCGTTCAAGCCCAAGGCAGAGTACCAGAAGCAGTCAGTGGCTGTGGAGGGAATGACAACTTTCAA GAGAGATTACGTACCTCATGAAGTGTTGCCAGTGAAATTCAAACCACCTGAAAAGTATGTCAAGAGTGACGAGAACATGGATTTGATCTCAACATATAAACAAGACTACAACCCCTATCCTATCTGTCGAGTTCCTCCATGCTTACCCCGCGAGACTAACTACACCTCCAGTGTCAAGATGGACACAATACCTACGTACAAAG GTGACTATGTGCCATGGAATGAATCAAAACGAGAGATGATTAAACCAGACAATAAATTCCATCCATCAGAAGCAAAATTTGACTACAGAACCACTGTCCAGGATGATTATATATATAAGGGACCAGTCGCCACTCACAGCTGCAAACCTCTAAATCCAGCCCACATGACCAAAGCACCTTTGGAGGACCTGACAAATTATAAGTTGAATTATGTGCCACATCCCTTGGAGAAACGCTTTGTCCATGAGTATGAGAAGTATAAACCCAGTGAAACCTCATTTGATGGCCTCACCACACACAAACAGTCATACAAGGGGCTGGCTGGCCCACCTGCCAAGATGGTGAAACCGTACCAGTCAATGCCGACCCACGATCTCCCATTTTCGTCTTCCACAGAGTTTCGGGAAAAATACCAAGCTTGGCCACAGCACCCCATGGTCACCAGAAAACCTGATGTGTACGTGCCCCCCGTAGAGAAAATGGACCTTCAGACAACTACTCAGACTCATTACACATACCCTAAGGGACAGCCAGCCAAGACATGTCGGCCCTTGGGCCATGTTCAGAAAAACACTGCACCCTTTGACAGCTGCTCCACCATGAAGGATGATTACAAGCCATGGCATGGTAAGAAAGCAAAACCCATCATACATGCCCCAGAACTTACTTTGCCAGCAGAACCAATGGAGAACCTGACCACCTTTCGGGCCCATTACGTCCCTCACCCCCCCACTTTCACAAAGAGCTTTAAGCCGGGTTGGTCAGTTGGGAGGCCTAACATACCACTCGATGGAGAAACCACCTACGCCACCAGCTACACGCCGAAGGAAATTGTCAAGTGCCTTGCCTCCTACAAAGAGCCCCCAGGCTATGTGTTTCAAGAAATCGATGCTGTTGGTCACAAGTTCTACTGCCCCGTATCGGAGGCTGAACGCCCACTGAGTTCAAAGAGTAAAGAGCGAAGAAGCAGCATTTCTGGGAATGGACTATACCTACCTGGCCCAAAGGAACTACCTATGACagcctga